Proteins from a genomic interval of Pseudodesulfovibrio nedwellii:
- a CDS encoding DUF748 domain-containing protein, protein MLSFTDKIHISSPKLRRIAFWLLASFIAYTLSGFFAVPPILKNVIMGQIDDGLKRPAQIEEIYFNPFTCHLEIINLKVNKLEGEGNLLSVDKVVAAPGISTLWKFAPVIAYLHLENFQLDITFFGNGKYSISDLLGTPDAVTEESTDTPPEEKAIFPFALYGFEMTNSKITFDDQPHHKKHIISDLFLRVPFTSSFTSMKKEFTQPKFTAVINGDPVELKGRTLPFDETLLTEFELGAVDIDLNQYWQYVPIKTPLQLKDGKFTSDISLFFERPDAQRLNLFLGGGGKLTNMELTDPNENSVLSVKELAFEMERFSLGDRALILTSISLENPYFKVIRNKDNSINWAHYFPGSKMSEAGPKVKTKSETDSAFVLDIRKIDIIEGAVDWEDRHVKNGFKRTFAPLSFTGTEITTAGDRPSHIKATAGKAQGIITIEGIATVQPLAASLSVTGKNLPIPAYKSYINHAQPLIVDTGVAGFSANIDFKMEGDTPSLDVTNGTASLRDISIRKPDAQKPSLGLTALDVSGASMSLKNKAVTVANVTITGPFAKVVMGKNGQFDLGKLLIKEEKILRESKVVEVAEKTWAGGWHAEFGRILVKGGVADFQNMALKHPANLGIKEFTLDLQALSTQKNATMPFSLSGTWTGNGSFSGQGKASITPLWSEGTMRVNGVGLRPFDGYLAEYTDLLIAKGAAFANLKYSFKGGEKPKLTVTGDTALGAVSIKDTLSKNEVAGIDKFEINSIAFANDPNTLSIGEINLKSPRGLIHFDEKGRMNILRVLRVPQPPPVVENEKTEQIVPEETAQPTESQEKLSFFQSVKIGAINITKGTVAFKDESVHPDFSTELTGMDLRLTDIDQSPEARPKMDFKSNIGPTPMSITGVVNPVISPIYSDLAISINGMELVPLTPYTLKSLAYPIEKGRLYADVTFKTENWVLNAENKFYIEQLVLGAKDKRPDAPNVPVEFGLSLLQDGNGNMELNLPIRGELNDPDFRIGGIVFKAIVSLLFKALASPFTLIGSMFGGGENMDFVVFEPGRHALDAGGVEKMETIIKALSERKKLTLEVDGVIDPMADKNGLIAAIFEDKIKQQKYDTLTRSEQAEQNVADMVITPEEYEALLFEAYADEPDEEDIKPTTLFMTDLQPVDVMEKFIRDRIVITDELLHNLAMDRANTVKGYIIEKQPELKERVFLLDRQDAKGKTGVPAHRADLGIN, encoded by the coding sequence ATGCTGTCATTTACTGATAAAATCCATATTAGCTCTCCCAAATTGCGTCGTATTGCCTTTTGGCTTTTGGCGTCCTTCATTGCCTACACCCTATCCGGCTTCTTCGCGGTACCGCCCATACTGAAGAATGTGATCATGGGCCAAATCGATGATGGCTTGAAAAGGCCTGCCCAGATCGAAGAAATCTACTTCAACCCTTTCACCTGCCACCTTGAAATCATCAACCTCAAGGTCAACAAGCTGGAAGGTGAGGGAAACCTGCTTTCCGTGGACAAAGTCGTAGCAGCTCCGGGTATCTCCACACTATGGAAATTTGCCCCGGTCATAGCCTACCTACATCTTGAGAATTTCCAGTTAGACATCACATTCTTTGGGAACGGGAAATACTCCATTTCAGACCTTCTTGGCACGCCGGATGCCGTAACCGAAGAATCAACAGACACGCCACCGGAAGAAAAGGCAATTTTCCCCTTCGCGCTCTATGGCTTTGAGATGACCAACTCGAAAATTACTTTCGACGACCAACCTCATCACAAAAAACATATCATTTCCGACCTTTTCCTTCGTGTTCCTTTCACCTCGTCTTTTACGAGCATGAAAAAAGAATTTACCCAGCCTAAATTTACAGCTGTAATCAATGGCGATCCAGTCGAACTGAAAGGCAGGACACTTCCTTTTGACGAAACCCTGCTCACAGAATTTGAACTTGGAGCCGTGGACATTGATCTCAATCAATACTGGCAATATGTACCAATCAAAACACCGCTTCAACTCAAAGACGGTAAATTCACCTCGGACATTTCTCTTTTTTTTGAACGGCCTGACGCGCAACGACTCAATCTATTCCTCGGTGGTGGTGGCAAGCTGACCAATATGGAATTGACTGATCCCAACGAAAATTCAGTACTCTCGGTAAAAGAACTCGCTTTTGAAATGGAACGGTTCTCTCTGGGAGACCGGGCCTTGATCCTCACCAGCATAAGCTTGGAGAACCCCTACTTCAAAGTTATCCGCAACAAAGACAACAGCATCAATTGGGCGCACTATTTCCCCGGCTCAAAAATGAGTGAAGCCGGCCCAAAGGTCAAAACCAAATCAGAAACGGATTCAGCCTTTGTTCTGGATATTCGAAAAATAGATATAATTGAAGGCGCAGTTGATTGGGAAGACCGCCATGTAAAAAACGGCTTTAAACGAACCTTTGCTCCTCTCTCGTTCACAGGAACGGAAATTACAACAGCAGGAGACAGGCCTAGTCACATAAAAGCTACGGCAGGCAAGGCTCAGGGTATCATAACAATAGAAGGCATAGCCACTGTACAACCCCTTGCAGCCTCCCTTTCTGTGACCGGAAAGAATCTCCCGATCCCGGCCTACAAATCCTATATCAATCATGCGCAACCACTCATTGTGGACACAGGTGTTGCAGGCTTTTCGGCCAACATCGACTTTAAAATGGAAGGGGACACCCCTTCTCTGGATGTCACAAACGGGACAGCCTCGTTGCGAGATATTTCTATCCGCAAACCAGATGCCCAAAAACCAAGTCTCGGACTGACTGCATTGGATGTATCCGGTGCTTCCATGAGCTTGAAAAACAAAGCTGTGACCGTCGCGAACGTCACAATTACAGGTCCATTCGCCAAAGTCGTCATGGGAAAAAACGGCCAATTTGACCTGGGTAAACTCTTGATCAAAGAAGAAAAGATATTGCGTGAATCCAAAGTCGTCGAGGTTGCAGAAAAAACCTGGGCAGGCGGATGGCATGCTGAATTTGGCCGCATTCTTGTTAAAGGAGGTGTCGCCGACTTCCAGAACATGGCACTCAAACACCCGGCCAATCTGGGCATCAAAGAGTTCACACTGGACCTACAAGCCCTTTCAACACAAAAAAACGCCACCATGCCTTTTTCCTTGAGTGGAACATGGACAGGCAATGGATCATTTTCAGGACAGGGCAAAGCCTCCATTACCCCACTCTGGTCTGAAGGAACCATGCGCGTCAACGGCGTTGGACTACGTCCATTTGATGGCTATCTGGCTGAATACACAGACCTACTCATTGCCAAGGGCGCAGCTTTTGCCAACCTGAAATATTCATTCAAGGGAGGCGAAAAACCAAAACTCACTGTCACAGGTGATACAGCGCTCGGCGCAGTCTCCATCAAAGACACTCTCAGTAAAAATGAAGTGGCTGGCATCGACAAATTTGAAATAAACTCCATCGCCTTTGCCAACGACCCAAACACGCTTTCCATCGGTGAAATCAACCTGAAAAGTCCACGCGGACTCATTCATTTCGATGAAAAAGGACGCATGAACATACTGCGAGTCTTGCGCGTACCCCAACCACCGCCCGTGGTTGAAAACGAAAAAACAGAGCAAATTGTCCCAGAAGAAACAGCTCAACCGACGGAAAGCCAAGAAAAGTTGTCATTCTTCCAATCAGTTAAAATTGGCGCAATCAACATAACAAAAGGCACTGTCGCCTTCAAAGACGAGAGTGTTCACCCGGACTTCTCTACGGAATTAACCGGTATGGATTTGCGACTCACTGACATCGACCAATCGCCCGAAGCGAGACCCAAGATGGATTTCAAATCCAACATCGGCCCCACTCCCATGTCAATCACGGGCGTGGTCAACCCGGTCATTTCCCCAATTTATTCGGACCTGGCAATCTCTATCAACGGCATGGAACTTGTGCCGCTCACTCCCTACACGCTCAAAAGCCTTGCCTACCCAATCGAGAAAGGGCGACTTTATGCGGACGTGACCTTCAAGACTGAAAACTGGGTACTCAACGCTGAAAACAAATTCTACATTGAACAACTGGTGCTGGGAGCCAAAGACAAACGCCCTGATGCACCCAATGTTCCCGTAGAGTTCGGTCTGTCCCTGCTTCAAGATGGCAATGGCAACATGGAGTTGAACCTGCCCATTCGCGGAGAACTGAACGACCCGGATTTCCGTATCGGCGGTATTGTTTTCAAGGCCATTGTCAGCCTGTTATTCAAGGCTTTGGCATCGCCATTCACCCTGATCGGCTCCATGTTCGGCGGTGGTGAAAATATGGATTTCGTGGTCTTTGAACCCGGCAGACACGCATTGGATGCCGGTGGGGTAGAAAAAATGGAGACCATCATCAAGGCGTTGAGTGAACGTAAAAAACTCACGCTGGAAGTTGACGGCGTCATTGATCCGATGGCGGACAAAAATGGCTTGATCGCAGCAATCTTCGAAGACAAGATCAAACAACAAAAATACGACACACTCACCCGTTCCGAACAAGCTGAACAAAACGTGGCTGACATGGTCATAACACCCGAAGAATATGAAGCCCTCCTATTTGAAGCGTATGCAGACGAACCGGACGAAGAAGATATCAAACCGACGACTCTGTTCATGACAGACTTACAACCAGTTGATGTCATGGAAAAATTCATTCGTGACCGCATCGTGATCACCGACGAACTGCTCCATAATCTTGCCATGGATCGGGCCAACACTGTCAAAGGCTACATCATCGAAAAACAGCCGGAGTTGAAAGAGCGTGTTTTCCTTCTCGACCGGCAAGATGCCAAAGGCAAAACCGGCGTCCCGGCCCACAGGGCGGACCTCGGCATCAATTAA